The Mesorhizobium sp. B1-1-8 genome contains a region encoding:
- a CDS encoding helix-turn-helix domain-containing protein — MPLNLSNSEALGRTYAAARMLAGLDQANLAERAGVSAGTVSNVERGRDSKADTIKAIRRALVGEGVLVAFSRNNGLASVTISFASDDEEDEGE; from the coding sequence ATGCCACTCAACCTTTCGAACAGCGAAGCGCTCGGACGTACTTACGCCGCAGCCCGCATGCTCGCTGGCCTGGATCAGGCCAACCTTGCAGAACGTGCAGGAGTGTCTGCCGGGACCGTGAGCAACGTCGAACGCGGTCGCGATTCGAAGGCGGACACGATCAAAGCGATCCGACGCGCCTTGGTTGGGGAAGGAGTTTTGGTGGCCTTTAGCCGCAATAACGGCTTGGCATCGGTCACGATCTCATTTGCAAGCGACGACGAGGAGGACGAAGGCGAATGA
- a CDS encoding ImuA family protein, with protein MRPGPAIESLRTQIEKIEGRSRRAKSVLPFGIAEVDSRLPGGGLARGALHEIAGGGNGAVDGAAAALFAAGIAARTTGKTLWCITRPDLFAPALAQAGLTSDRVIYLEAGDDRTVLACMEEGLRHGGLGAVVAEVARLSMTASRRLQLSAEGTGSIAIALRRWRRHTEAADFGQPTAAMTRWRVSALPSEPLPVPGVGRHRWLVELIRARAGESADFELEACDDTGRLALPADLVHRPAAAEGWRRGASA; from the coding sequence TTGCGGCCCGGGCCCGCCATAGAGTCTTTGCGCACGCAGATCGAAAAGATCGAAGGCAGAAGCCGGCGCGCGAAATCGGTTCTCCCCTTTGGGATAGCCGAGGTAGACTCGCGGCTCCCGGGCGGTGGCCTCGCACGCGGTGCTCTTCATGAAATCGCTGGTGGTGGCAACGGTGCAGTTGATGGTGCAGCCGCAGCATTATTCGCGGCCGGTATAGCCGCACGCACCACCGGCAAAACCCTCTGGTGCATCACGCGGCCCGATCTTTTCGCGCCGGCACTTGCTCAGGCCGGCCTGACCTCTGACCGAGTGATCTACCTGGAGGCAGGCGACGATAGGACGGTGCTCGCCTGTATGGAGGAAGGGCTGCGTCACGGCGGCCTCGGCGCCGTCGTTGCAGAAGTCGCGCGCCTGTCGATGACTGCCTCACGCCGGCTTCAGCTTTCCGCCGAGGGAACGGGCTCTATTGCGATCGCATTGCGGCGCTGGCGACGACACACGGAAGCAGCGGACTTCGGGCAGCCGACCGCAGCGATGACGCGCTGGCGCGTATCCGCGCTTCCTTCGGAGCCGCTGCCCGTGCCTGGCGTCGGTCGACACCGCTGGCTTGTTGAGTTGATCCGCGCACGCGCGGGCGAGAGTGCTGATTTCGAGTTGGAGGCTTGCGATGACACGGGTCGTCTCGCTCTTCCTGCCGATCTGGTCCACCGACCGGCTGCGGCGGAAGGCTGGCGACGCGGCGCCTCCGCATGA
- a CDS encoding SMODS domain-containing nucleotidyltransferase: MAGPGRKLVLDLLGQVRFHVPYLFFFSGEGVKEDSSGQHKAADDMRRKCGRQRSWLVWRWMLPINCLEISGFSLKSLVQVLECLRDDRDIERIANIGGLMPVPQARFTELLADIEPSATTKSRASGGHSGIREHLRTQEQFKNRYVSSFLSGSYARSTSIRPRTSADGQERPDVDIIIVTNFSTSDHPDDVLNEVCRALEDGGEGYEVERINKRSVRVETWQADMDIVPVVQTWNGYMIPDRDNGTWKFTNPPVHTSWSAEQNERFGGRFKPLVKLFKWWRRINPSGRRPKGFVLEKLVSLHAPISQTHYGEAFAQLLKNIYDAYGYLAAMDQKPFIADPADQSNDILGKVTLAQWKDFVEKVRVYADIARRAQVAEDMEEATRQWRRVFGDRFKATANVAKAAAYGGFATAAPVAAGYTFPNAMAAPANKPRGFA; this comes from the coding sequence ATGGCGGGCCCGGGCCGCAAGCTCGTTCTTGACCTCCTTGGGCAGGTGCGCTTTCATGTTCCTTATTTGTTCTTCTTTTCAGGCGAAGGAGTCAAGGAGGATTCGTCGGGCCAGCACAAGGCGGCGGACGATATGCGCCGCAAATGCGGTCGGCAGCGATCTTGGCTCGTCTGGAGGTGGATGCTTCCCATAAATTGTTTGGAAATCAGTGGATTCTCGCTCAAGTCGTTGGTTCAGGTTCTTGAATGCCTGCGAGACGATCGCGATATTGAACGGATAGCGAACATTGGGGGGCTTATGCCGGTTCCACAGGCACGTTTTACGGAATTACTCGCGGATATCGAACCAAGTGCAACAACGAAGTCCCGCGCATCTGGCGGGCACAGCGGCATTCGGGAACATCTTCGGACACAAGAACAGTTTAAGAATAGGTACGTTTCGAGCTTTTTGTCGGGAAGCTACGCGCGCAGCACGTCGATCCGTCCACGGACGTCGGCTGACGGCCAAGAGCGTCCGGACGTGGATATCATTATCGTCACGAACTTCTCTACCAGCGACCATCCCGACGACGTGCTGAACGAAGTCTGTCGTGCGCTTGAGGATGGAGGCGAGGGCTACGAGGTCGAGCGCATCAACAAGCGTTCGGTGCGTGTCGAGACATGGCAGGCCGATATGGACATCGTGCCGGTCGTGCAGACGTGGAATGGATACATGATTCCGGACCGTGACAACGGCACCTGGAAATTCACCAACCCGCCGGTCCATACGTCATGGAGCGCAGAGCAAAATGAAAGGTTCGGCGGCCGCTTCAAGCCGCTCGTCAAGCTGTTCAAGTGGTGGCGTCGCATTAATCCCAGCGGCAGACGCCCAAAAGGCTTTGTTCTCGAGAAGCTGGTTTCGCTTCACGCGCCGATTTCACAGACGCACTACGGCGAGGCATTCGCACAGTTGCTCAAGAATATCTACGATGCGTATGGGTATCTCGCTGCGATGGACCAGAAGCCATTCATCGCCGACCCTGCGGATCAGTCGAACGACATTCTTGGCAAAGTGACGCTCGCTCAGTGGAAGGATTTCGTCGAGAAGGTTCGAGTCTACGCCGACATTGCGCGTCGGGCGCAAGTAGCGGAGGACATGGAGGAAGCGACGCGGCAATGGCGCCGCGTCTTCGGTGATCGGTTCAAGGCCACCGCGAATGTGGCGAAGGCGGCCGCCTATGGCGGCTTCGCGACGGCAGCACCTGTGGCTGCTGGCTACACTTTCCCGAATGCGATGGCCGCCCCCGCCAATAAGCCGCGTGGTTTCGCTTGA
- a CDS encoding DUF6504 family protein: MTRVVSLFLPIWSTDRLRRKAGDAAPPHEAPLVLIGREGSRRFVVAADAAAQAVGVHVGMPVAKAQVLVPGLVVRDADPVEDGAALERLALWVLQRFAPIVAADAPDGIAIDTTGADHLHGGEQAMLDALIGRVIMSRVTARAAIADSWGAAHALARYAARPTFVAPPGHGASVLTSLPLEALRLSRKMSSDLRVLGFERIGDLLAQPRAPLTLRFGPELGRRIDQALGALAEPIDPVRPPDLIEVRWAFPEPIGAAETIARYIGKLTDQLCTALEEKGMGARRLDLLCHRVDSRVAAVRVGMAQPVRDTKRLTRLLCEKIETIDPGFGIEIMTLAASIAEPLDRKQMASSLIEVATPDISDLIDTLANRVGERAIYRMAPVASDVPERSVCRIPAASPDSGATWPGHWPRPSRLLGHPELIETVALLPDHPPVSFTWRGVRRRVKRADGPERVFGEWWRRDAEMVAVRDYFRVEDEAGERYWIYRAGDGEDAATGSHRWFLHGVFG, translated from the coding sequence ATGACACGGGTCGTCTCGCTCTTCCTGCCGATCTGGTCCACCGACCGGCTGCGGCGGAAGGCTGGCGACGCGGCGCCTCCGCATGAGGCGCCGCTCGTCCTAATTGGCCGGGAGGGAAGCAGGCGGTTCGTGGTGGCCGCGGACGCAGCGGCCCAGGCCGTCGGCGTTCATGTCGGTATGCCCGTGGCCAAAGCGCAGGTTCTCGTTCCCGGCCTAGTCGTCAGAGATGCCGACCCCGTCGAGGATGGGGCCGCGTTGGAGCGCCTTGCGCTCTGGGTGTTGCAACGGTTCGCGCCGATCGTCGCCGCCGACGCTCCGGACGGCATCGCCATCGATACAACCGGCGCCGACCATCTTCATGGCGGCGAGCAGGCCATGCTCGACGCGCTGATCGGACGGGTCATCATGTCCCGCGTCACAGCACGCGCCGCCATCGCCGATAGCTGGGGCGCTGCCCACGCTCTCGCCCGCTACGCGGCGCGTCCGACCTTCGTTGCGCCTCCCGGGCACGGCGCATCCGTACTCACAAGCCTCCCACTCGAGGCGCTGCGATTGTCGCGAAAGATGTCGTCCGACCTGCGTGTGCTGGGATTCGAGCGCATCGGCGATCTCCTCGCCCAACCGCGCGCGCCGCTTACGCTGCGGTTCGGTCCGGAGCTGGGTCGACGCATCGACCAGGCGCTGGGGGCCTTGGCCGAGCCGATCGATCCCGTGCGTCCGCCCGATCTGATCGAGGTGCGCTGGGCATTCCCCGAGCCCATCGGGGCGGCCGAGACCATTGCTCGCTATATCGGCAAGCTAACCGATCAACTCTGCACCGCGCTCGAAGAAAAGGGCATGGGCGCGCGTCGGCTGGATCTCCTCTGTCACCGCGTCGATAGTCGCGTTGCTGCCGTGCGTGTCGGCATGGCGCAGCCGGTGCGCGACACGAAACGCCTGACCCGGCTCCTGTGCGAGAAAATCGAGACGATTGATCCCGGCTTCGGGATCGAGATCATGACTCTGGCCGCGAGCATCGCCGAACCGCTTGACCGCAAGCAGATGGCGAGCAGCCTCATTGAGGTCGCCACCCCGGATATTTCCGATCTGATCGACACACTCGCGAATAGGGTCGGCGAGCGCGCGATCTATCGCATGGCGCCTGTCGCCAGCGACGTGCCCGAGCGATCGGTGTGTCGAATTCCCGCCGCCTCTCCCGACAGCGGCGCGACCTGGCCTGGACATTGGCCTCGGCCATCGCGGCTACTCGGCCATCCCGAGCTGATCGAAACCGTCGCGCTGCTGCCCGACCACCCGCCCGTCTCCTTCACCTGGCGCGGCGTCCGCCGGCGCGTGAAGCGCGCGGACGGGCCAGAGCGCGTGTTCGGCGAATGGTGGCGGCGCGACGCCGAGATGGTCGCGGTGCGAGACTATTTCCGGGTCGAGGATGAAGCCGGCGAGCGCTACTGGATCTATCGCGCCGGCGACGGCGAGGATGCCGCCACCGGCTCGCATCGTTGGTTCCTGCATGGGGTGTTCGGATGA
- a CDS encoding Mov34/MPN/PAD-1 family protein, translating into MRVALAADQAGKLVAALRRAGIKEIGGQLFGEQLAPSEFRVTELTVQSRPGTFARFVVDLLQAAKDAVRFFDRTDHRYTRYNYIGEWHSHPSFAVQPSRPDVATMRDLVRDSQFAGTFAVLMIVRLDAETLTVGAWVFDPQGEERAITLEVELEQQ; encoded by the coding sequence GTGAGAGTAGCACTGGCGGCTGATCAAGCAGGAAAGCTTGTCGCCGCTCTGAGGCGTGCGGGGATCAAGGAAATTGGTGGTCAGTTGTTCGGCGAACAGCTCGCGCCGTCGGAATTTCGCGTAACCGAGCTGACCGTGCAGTCCCGACCTGGCACGTTTGCGCGCTTCGTCGTCGATTTACTGCAGGCGGCGAAGGATGCGGTTCGGTTTTTCGATAGAACAGATCATCGATACACGCGCTACAACTACATCGGCGAGTGGCACAGCCATCCAAGCTTCGCGGTGCAACCCAGCAGGCCAGACGTGGCGACCATGCGGGATCTCGTCCGGGACTCGCAGTTTGCGGGCACCTTTGCCGTCCTGATGATCGTTCGGTTGGACGCCGAGACGCTGACGGTCGGAGCGTGGGTCTTTGACCCGCAAGGGGAGGAGCGCGCGATCACATTGGAGGTGGAACTTGAGCAACAATGA
- a CDS encoding error-prone DNA polymerase, producing MIPRYAELQVTSHYSFLRGASSAEELFAQAARLGIEALAVVDRNSLAGIVRAREAAKATGARLVVGCRLDLTDGLSVLVYPTDRPAYSRLCRLLSLGKKRAGKAKCDLQWDDLVAYGEGLIAVFLPDIADAECGLRLRRLREAFGDRVYMALTLRRRPNDQLRLHNLSNLAAQMRVPTIVTNDVLFHDPGRRILQDVVSAIRHNVTIDELGDRRERHADRYLKPPEEMYRLFSRYPEALARTVEITERCRFSLDELAYQYPEERDDPSLTPQQALEKLTWEGAERRYPEGLPESVRATLLHELRLIAKLDYAPYFLTVNSIVRFARSRDILCQGRGSAANSAVCFVLGITSIDPGRNDLLFERFVSEERREPPDIDVDFEHERREIVMQWVFDTYGRDHAALCSTVIRYRTKGALRDVGKALGLPEDLVKTLSGMVWGWSEEGVTEGQVEQLNLNSTDRRLRLTLDLARQLQGTPRHLSQHPGGFVLTHDRLDDLVPIEPAAMEDRQVIEWDKDDIDALRFMKVDVLALGMLTCMKRGLDLLAEHKGVALDLATIPAEDPRTYAMIRKADTLGTFQIESRAQMSMLPRLKPRTFYDLVVQVAIVRPGPIQGDMVHPYLRRREGIEPVHYPKPELEKVLGKTLGVPLFQEQAMRVAIECAGFTPGEADMLRKSMATFKHTGGVSSFKAKLVDGMVANGYAPDFAEQTFRQLEGFGSYGFPESHAASFALIAYASAWLKCWHPDVFCAALLNSQPMGFYAPAQIVRDAIAHGVEVRPVCANVSRWDCTLESTSDDSRLAVRLGLRMVKGLANIHAASIVTARGDEPFASVDDLWQRAGVPQAALVQLAEADAFRPAFGLARREALWAIRALRDEPLPLFAAASAREAAVVPEIAEPPAVLRPMTAGGEVVQDYGHVGLSLRAHPVSFLRDDLRKRRIVSCAEAMAARDGRWLEAAGVVLVRQRPSSAKGVLFVTLEDETGIANLVVWPKVFEANRRTFLGTSMMAVRGRIQREGEVVHLVVQKVADLSADLASVGRRDTVFPLPHGRGDQAHHGGGPAPRERPPKGLRARDFADPYGHISGLKVKTRDFR from the coding sequence ATGATCCCGCGCTATGCCGAGCTTCAAGTGACGAGCCATTACAGCTTCCTGCGTGGCGCGTCCTCGGCCGAGGAACTGTTTGCGCAAGCCGCACGCCTCGGCATCGAGGCGCTCGCCGTGGTCGATCGCAATTCGCTCGCCGGCATCGTGCGCGCCCGCGAGGCGGCGAAAGCGACGGGCGCGCGCCTGGTCGTCGGGTGTCGGCTCGATCTAACCGATGGATTGTCGGTACTGGTCTATCCGACCGATCGTCCTGCCTATTCTCGGCTCTGCCGGCTGCTCTCGCTCGGCAAGAAGCGCGCTGGCAAGGCCAAGTGCGACCTCCAGTGGGATGATCTCGTGGCCTATGGCGAGGGTCTCATAGCCGTGTTCTTGCCCGATATCGCTGACGCCGAATGCGGTTTGCGGTTGCGCCGGCTGCGCGAAGCGTTCGGCGATCGAGTCTATATGGCGCTCACACTGCGGCGCCGGCCGAACGACCAGCTCCGCCTTCACAACCTCTCGAACCTCGCGGCGCAAATGCGCGTGCCGACCATCGTCACCAACGACGTGCTTTTTCACGATCCCGGGCGGCGCATTCTGCAGGACGTCGTGTCCGCCATCCGCCACAACGTCACGATCGACGAGCTGGGCGATCGGCGCGAGCGGCATGCCGATCGCTATTTGAAACCGCCGGAAGAAATGTATCGGCTCTTCAGCCGCTACCCGGAGGCGCTGGCGCGCACAGTGGAAATCACCGAGCGCTGCCGCTTCTCGCTAGACGAACTCGCCTATCAATATCCCGAGGAGCGCGACGACCCATCGCTGACCCCACAGCAGGCGCTGGAGAAACTCACCTGGGAAGGCGCAGAGCGCCGCTATCCCGAAGGTTTGCCGGAGAGCGTTCGCGCGACCCTGCTCCACGAGCTGCGACTGATCGCGAAGCTCGACTACGCGCCTTACTTCCTGACGGTGAACAGCATCGTCCGCTTCGCCCGCTCCCGCGATATCCTCTGCCAGGGCCGCGGTTCGGCCGCGAACTCCGCTGTCTGTTTTGTGCTCGGCATCACCTCTATCGATCCCGGCCGAAATGACTTGCTGTTCGAGCGTTTCGTTTCGGAGGAACGCCGGGAGCCACCCGATATCGACGTCGATTTCGAGCATGAGCGGCGCGAGATCGTCATGCAGTGGGTGTTCGACACCTATGGCCGTGACCACGCCGCCTTGTGCTCGACGGTCATCCGCTATCGCACCAAGGGCGCACTGCGCGATGTCGGCAAGGCGCTTGGCCTGCCCGAGGACCTTGTCAAGACGCTCTCCGGCATGGTCTGGGGCTGGTCCGAGGAAGGCGTCACCGAAGGCCAGGTCGAACAGCTCAATCTCAACAGCACCGACCGTCGGCTTCGCCTGACACTCGATCTCGCCCGCCAGCTCCAGGGTACGCCGCGCCACTTGTCGCAACATCCGGGTGGTTTCGTGCTGACCCACGATCGGCTCGACGACCTCGTGCCGATCGAGCCTGCCGCAATGGAGGACCGGCAAGTCATCGAGTGGGACAAGGACGACATCGACGCGTTGCGCTTCATGAAAGTCGACGTCCTGGCGCTCGGCATGCTGACGTGCATGAAGCGCGGTCTCGACTTGCTCGCCGAGCACAAAGGTGTCGCGCTCGACCTCGCGACCATCCCAGCCGAAGATCCGCGCACCTATGCGATGATCCGCAAGGCAGACACGCTCGGCACCTTTCAGATCGAGAGCCGCGCGCAGATGTCGATGCTGCCGCGCCTCAAACCCCGAACGTTTTACGATCTGGTCGTTCAGGTCGCCATCGTGCGGCCGGGTCCAATCCAGGGCGATATGGTGCATCCGTATCTGCGTCGCCGCGAAGGGATCGAGCCCGTCCACTATCCGAAACCCGAGCTGGAAAAGGTACTCGGCAAGACGCTGGGCGTCCCACTTTTTCAAGAGCAGGCGATGCGGGTTGCGATCGAATGCGCCGGGTTTACGCCCGGCGAGGCCGACATGCTGCGTAAGTCGATGGCCACCTTCAAGCACACGGGCGGCGTCTCGTCCTTCAAGGCGAAACTCGTGGATGGCATGGTTGCCAATGGCTATGCGCCCGACTTCGCGGAGCAGACATTTCGTCAGCTTGAAGGCTTCGGCTCCTACGGATTTCCGGAAAGTCACGCGGCCTCCTTTGCGCTCATCGCCTACGCATCCGCCTGGCTCAAATGCTGGCATCCCGACGTCTTTTGCGCGGCGCTGTTGAATTCCCAGCCGATGGGTTTTTATGCGCCGGCGCAGATCGTCCGTGACGCCATTGCTCACGGTGTCGAGGTCCGCCCCGTCTGCGCCAACGTCTCCCGTTGGGATTGCACGCTCGAATCAACGAGCGACGACAGCAGGCTCGCCGTCCGCCTCGGACTGCGCATGGTCAAAGGACTGGCCAATATCCACGCCGCGTCAATCGTCACCGCCCGCGGTGATGAGCCTTTCGCTTCGGTTGACGATCTATGGCAGCGAGCCGGCGTGCCACAGGCGGCACTCGTGCAACTCGCCGAAGCCGACGCCTTTCGGCCGGCGTTCGGACTGGCGCGACGCGAAGCGCTCTGGGCCATCCGCGCCTTGCGGGATGAGCCCCTCCCGCTGTTCGCGGCCGCTTCCGCGCGTGAGGCTGCCGTCGTCCCTGAAATCGCCGAACCGCCCGCCGTGCTCCGACCGATGACAGCCGGCGGCGAGGTGGTGCAGGACTACGGCCATGTCGGGCTGTCGCTCCGCGCGCATCCGGTCTCGTTTCTGCGAGACGATCTCCGCAAACGTCGCATTGTCAGTTGCGCCGAGGCGATGGCGGCGCGCGACGGCCGCTGGCTCGAGGCCGCCGGTGTCGTCCTTGTGCGCCAGCGACCCAGCAGCGCCAAGGGAGTGCTGTTCGTGACGCTGGAGGATGAGACCGGCATCGCCAATCTCGTCGTGTGGCCGAAGGTGTTCGAGGCCAACCGCCGGACGTTCCTCGGAACCTCAATGATGGCGGTGCGCGGCCGTATCCAGCGCGAGGGCGAAGTCGTGCATCTGGTCGTCCAGAAGGTCGCCGACCTTTCCGCCGACCTTGCCAGCGTTGGCCGCCGCGATACCGTGTTCCCGCTCCCGCATGGTCGTGGTGATCAGGCGCACCATGGGGGCGGTCCCGCCCCAAGGGAACGACCGCCCAAGGGACTGCGCGCTCGCGATTTCGCCGATCCATATGGCCACATCAGCGGGCTAAAGGTGAAGACGCGGGATTTCCGTTGA
- a CDS encoding DUF5677 domain-containing protein: MSVNVEAPSLSPEWVTWLRDYSATARRFTEDEPVHVSSEEERELVAIKAALYARALTLFDGALLLIENDRQLDFRIQSRGIIEAAMYLIALDRDPAYVEKMKDDDYKNRHARAGLHLKAKKFTGSDDVRKMLEDFVAQGLQGAKQIQMGDLLNGSDFERLYHSYRNVSGDAAHVSITSLNRHYIENRDDQSALLIVDPALDENDMLVTVTELGFSMILATLFLMKIKERTDLWDDFQDLTRRYRELGHAARHHVPDEHAQPVA, from the coding sequence ATGTCAGTCAACGTCGAAGCGCCGTCACTCTCGCCCGAATGGGTCACGTGGCTACGAGACTACTCGGCCACCGCGCGACGCTTTACCGAGGACGAGCCGGTTCACGTTTCCTCCGAAGAGGAACGGGAGCTCGTCGCGATCAAGGCCGCACTTTACGCACGAGCACTGACGCTATTCGACGGCGCTCTGCTGTTGATCGAGAACGATCGCCAGCTCGATTTCCGGATTCAGTCGCGCGGTATCATCGAGGCCGCGATGTACTTGATCGCTTTGGATCGCGACCCCGCCTATGTCGAAAAAATGAAGGACGACGATTATAAGAACCGGCACGCACGCGCCGGATTGCATTTGAAGGCCAAGAAATTCACGGGGTCAGACGATGTCCGCAAGATGCTCGAGGATTTTGTCGCGCAGGGACTGCAAGGCGCGAAGCAGATCCAGATGGGAGATCTTCTAAACGGAAGCGATTTTGAGCGCCTCTACCACAGCTATCGTAATGTTTCGGGCGACGCTGCACACGTCAGCATAACCTCGCTCAACCGGCACTACATCGAAAACCGCGACGATCAGTCAGCCCTGCTGATTGTCGACCCGGCACTCGACGAGAACGATATGCTCGTGACCGTCACCGAACTCGGCTTCTCAATGATTCTCGCAACACTGTTTTTGATGAAGATCAAGGAGAGAACCGACCTCTGGGATGACTTCCAAGATCTGACGCGTCGCTATCGGGAGCTGGGCCATGCGGCCCGCCATCACGTGCCGGACGAGCACGCGCAACCGGTCGCCTGA
- a CDS encoding ThiF family adenylyltransferase, whose protein sequence is MKFWWLANSSRLGVEKAGIESLAREEEWFELDRWRFHAGRLSAEGVLIAHGHRYAVRLVYPDQYPEVPAWVEPHDEVRWTAHQYDKGTLCLELRPDNWSSGATGADVLRSAHNLLMIENPLGKGEQKAPSVHDIGQLQAYDWGAHPVLIGSGCAERIRAGTARDLSALRWMANDDVWPILIHDEEDRRLARRPPGPDLNSWRFQVPVYVSGESAPSTGPADRAELVRTAAFDPETSTAVEASTAGVVVFADGTDLGVVHLVADGGTHRRRVFVLPDEDGARSVRSADAGTKRVTVVGAGSVGSKIAEAVLRSGVQHLTLVDGDVLLPGNLERHALDWRDVGFRKVHGLKRRLFGIVPGAEITAIDVNLNWQRSAKTHAWQIEAVAEGNVIVDATGDPATALFLAAVAEANGRAFVSAEVFEGGLGALIAACLPNRDVPFVEGRATFLAWCDAQGIKPPEPGPRRYEMLAEDGAPVIADDAAVTITAGHAARVVLDILDGNPPPTDSAWLLLGYRKGWLFDGHGHTIRLNVGERGVGAPVADDPEARSFALKLFKEWVGESSTGG, encoded by the coding sequence TTGAAATTCTGGTGGCTCGCCAATTCTTCGAGGCTGGGGGTCGAGAAGGCCGGAATCGAATCGCTCGCGCGTGAAGAGGAGTGGTTCGAACTCGATCGCTGGCGATTCCATGCAGGCAGGCTGAGCGCCGAAGGTGTTCTGATCGCGCACGGCCATCGTTATGCAGTGCGCCTAGTCTATCCGGATCAATATCCGGAGGTGCCTGCATGGGTCGAACCGCATGATGAGGTTCGCTGGACTGCGCACCAGTATGACAAGGGTACGCTTTGTCTTGAGCTGAGGCCCGACAATTGGAGTTCCGGCGCAACAGGAGCCGATGTCCTTCGCAGTGCGCACAACCTGCTCATGATCGAGAATCCTCTCGGGAAGGGCGAGCAGAAGGCGCCATCGGTGCACGATATCGGGCAACTACAGGCCTATGATTGGGGCGCGCACCCGGTCCTGATCGGCTCGGGTTGCGCAGAGCGCATTCGCGCTGGAACGGCGCGCGATCTGAGTGCTCTGCGCTGGATGGCCAATGACGATGTATGGCCGATATTGATCCACGACGAAGAGGATCGTCGATTGGCCAGACGACCTCCGGGGCCAGACCTCAATAGCTGGCGTTTTCAGGTGCCGGTTTATGTTTCCGGCGAGTCTGCGCCGTCCACTGGACCGGCCGACCGCGCGGAGTTGGTTCGAACTGCTGCGTTCGATCCTGAGACGTCCACAGCGGTCGAAGCATCGACGGCCGGTGTAGTTGTCTTCGCCGACGGCACTGATCTCGGAGTGGTCCACCTCGTTGCCGACGGCGGCACACATCGGCGTCGTGTGTTTGTCCTGCCCGATGAGGATGGCGCGCGTTCGGTGCGGTCGGCGGACGCCGGAACGAAGCGTGTGACAGTCGTTGGCGCTGGTTCGGTCGGATCCAAGATTGCTGAGGCCGTGCTGCGTTCAGGTGTCCAACATCTGACCTTGGTCGATGGCGATGTGCTGCTGCCAGGAAATTTGGAGCGCCACGCATTGGATTGGCGTGACGTCGGCTTTCGCAAGGTTCATGGGTTGAAACGGCGGCTGTTCGGCATTGTGCCGGGGGCGGAGATAACAGCGATCGATGTCAACTTGAACTGGCAGCGATCAGCAAAGACACATGCTTGGCAGATCGAGGCAGTGGCGGAAGGAAACGTGATTGTCGACGCGACCGGCGATCCTGCGACCGCGCTATTTCTGGCGGCGGTAGCCGAGGCGAATGGCCGAGCCTTTGTCTCGGCCGAAGTCTTTGAGGGTGGTCTCGGCGCCTTGATTGCAGCGTGCTTGCCAAATCGCGATGTGCCCTTTGTCGAAGGCCGGGCGACATTTCTTGCATGGTGCGATGCGCAGGGTATCAAACCGCCAGAGCCTGGCCCGCGACGCTACGAAATGCTGGCCGAGGATGGGGCTCCTGTCATTGCGGACGATGCTGCTGTCACGATCACCGCAGGTCACGCCGCGCGCGTGGTGCTCGACATCCTCGACGGCAATCCGCCTCCGACCGATTCCGCTTGGTTGCTGCTCGGATATCGGAAGGGCTGGCTGTTCGACGGACACGGCCACACGATCCGCCTGAATGTCGGCGAACGCGGGGTCGGGGCACCAGTAGCTGACGATCCGGAGGCGCGATCGTTTGCGCTAAAGCTATTCAAGGAGTGGGTTGGTGAGAGTAGCACTGGCGGCTGA